A stretch of Eleutherodactylus coqui strain aEleCoq1 chromosome 2, aEleCoq1.hap1, whole genome shotgun sequence DNA encodes these proteins:
- the TPM1 gene encoding tropomyosin alpha-1 chain isoform X11 encodes MAGMTSLEAVRRKIKSLQEQADAAEERAERLQRERDEEKKLRENAEADVASLNRRIQLVEEELDRAQERLSTALQKLEEAEKAADESERGMKVIENRALKDEEKMELQEIQLKEAKHIAEEADRKYEEVARKLVIIEGDLERAEERAELSESRSREFDDQQRIKDQTLKTLLASEEKYSQKEDKYEEEIKVLTDKLKESETRAEFAERTVAKLEKTIDDLEDELYAQKLKYKAVSEELDHALNDMTSI; translated from the exons ATGGCCGGTATGACTTCTCTGGAGGCCGTCAGAAGGAAGATCAAGAGTCTGCAGGAGCAGGCGGACGCGGCGGAGGAGCGGGCAGAGCGGCTGCAGCGGGAGCGGGACGAGGAGAAGAAGCTGCGGGAAAAC GCTGAAGCAGATGTAGCCTCATTGAATAGACGCATCCAGCTGGTAGAGGAGGAGTTGGATCGTGCTCAGGAGCGTTTGTCAACAGCCCTTCAGAAACTGGAGGAAGCGGAGAAGGCTGCAGATGAGAGCGAGAG AGGCATGAAGGTCATTGAAAACAGAGCCCTGAAGGATGAAGAGAAGATGGAGCTGCAAGAGATCCAGCTGAAGGAAGCCAAGCACATTGCTGAGGAGGCTGACCGCAAATATGAAGAG GTTGCCCGTAAGTTGGTGATCATTGAGGGTGACCTGGAACGTGCAGAGGAGCGTGCTGAACTGTCAGAGAG TCGCAGCCGAGAGTTTGATGACCAGCAGAGAATAAAGGACCAAACGCTGAAAACATTACTAGCTTCAGAGGAGAAG TACTCCCAGAAAGAGGACAAATATGAGGAGGAAATCAAGGTTCTTACAGACAAACTGAAGGAG TCTGAGACACGTGCTGAGTTTGCAGAAAGGACAGTAGCCAAGTTGGAAAAGACCATTGATGACTTAGAAG ATGAACTGTATGCCCAGAAACTGAAGTACAAAGCAGTCAGTGAAGAACTGGATCACGCCCTCAATGACATGACTTCAAT ATAA
- the TPM1 gene encoding tropomyosin alpha-1 chain isoform X9: MAGMTSLEAVRRKIKSLQEQADAAEERAERLQRERDEEKKLRENAEADVASLNRRIQLVEEELDRAQERLSTALQKLEEAEKAADESERGMKVIENRALKDEEKMELQEIQLKEAKHIAEEADRKYEEVARKLVIIEGDLERAEERAELSESKCAELEEELKTVTNNLKSLEAQAEKYSQKEDKYEEEIKVLTDKLKESETRAEFAERTVAKLEKTIDDLEDELYAQKLKYKAVSEELDHALNDMTSI; encoded by the exons ATGGCCGGTATGACTTCTCTGGAGGCCGTCAGAAGGAAGATCAAGAGTCTGCAGGAGCAGGCGGACGCGGCGGAGGAGCGGGCAGAGCGGCTGCAGCGGGAGCGGGACGAGGAGAAGAAGCTGCGGGAAAAC GCTGAAGCAGATGTAGCCTCATTGAATAGACGCATCCAGCTGGTAGAGGAGGAGTTGGATCGTGCTCAGGAGCGTTTGTCAACAGCCCTTCAGAAACTGGAGGAAGCGGAGAAGGCTGCAGATGAGAGCGAGAG AGGCATGAAGGTCATTGAAAACAGAGCCCTGAAGGATGAAGAGAAGATGGAGCTGCAAGAGATCCAGCTGAAGGAAGCCAAGCACATTGCTGAGGAGGCTGACCGCAAATATGAAGAG GTTGCCCGTAAGTTGGTGATCATTGAGGGTGACCTGGAACGTGCAGAGGAGCGTGCTGAACTGTCAGAGAG CAAATGTGCCGAGCTTGAGGAGGAGTTGAAAACTGTCACCAACAACCTGAAATCTCTGGAGGCCCAGGCAGAGAAG TACTCCCAGAAAGAGGACAAATATGAGGAGGAAATCAAGGTTCTTACAGACAAACTGAAGGAG TCTGAGACACGTGCTGAGTTTGCAGAAAGGACAGTAGCCAAGTTGGAAAAGACCATTGATGACTTAGAAG ATGAACTGTATGCCCAGAAACTGAAGTACAAAGCAGTCAGTGAAGAACTGGATCACGCCCTCAATGACATGACTTCAAT ATAA